Proteins encoded together in one Halomarina salina window:
- a CDS encoding NAD(P)/FAD-dependent oxidoreductase, translated as MVSVIVVGGGPAGLSAALFTAKNGLETRVFDTDKTWMHKAHLFNYLGVGSVGGSEFMATARQQVDDFGAERHQDEEVTGVEESDDGFTVTTADGEYDAEYVVLATGANRDLAEELGCETTDDGVVDVDVTMETSVEDCYATGGMVRAEEWQAVISAGDGAAAALNVLTKEKGDHYHDFDTPDTADALFGDLRDDAA; from the coding sequence TCTGAGCGCCGCGCTGTTCACCGCGAAGAACGGACTGGAGACGCGCGTCTTCGACACGGACAAGACGTGGATGCACAAGGCCCACCTGTTCAACTACCTCGGCGTCGGCTCCGTCGGCGGGAGCGAGTTCATGGCGACCGCCCGCCAGCAGGTCGACGACTTCGGGGCCGAACGTCACCAGGACGAGGAGGTGACCGGCGTGGAGGAGAGCGACGACGGCTTCACCGTCACCACCGCCGACGGCGAGTACGACGCGGAGTACGTCGTCCTCGCGACGGGCGCGAACCGCGACCTCGCGGAGGAACTCGGTTGCGAGACGACCGACGACGGCGTCGTCGACGTCGACGTGACGATGGAGACGAGCGTCGAGGACTGCTACGCGACCGGCGGGATGGTCCGCGCCGAGGAGTGGCAGGCGGTCATCTCCGCGGGCGACGGGGCGGCCGCCGCGCTCAACGTCCTGACGAAGGAGAAGGGCGACCACTACCACGACTTCGACACGCCCGACACCGCAGACGCACTGTTCGGCGACCTCCGGGACGACGCCGCCTGA